A genomic stretch from Gopherus flavomarginatus isolate rGopFla2 chromosome 3, rGopFla2.mat.asm, whole genome shotgun sequence includes:
- the MRPL50 gene encoding 39S ribosomal protein L50, mitochondrial: protein MAGFWGLVRAGRRLSLGVPPRRALWGGMRKKVREPEVVETAVLVKDPPILVCPPPRSRKYLPPEDLQSRLESHVREIFGLSLSEDWQKASLKESKLKYRLLVQLAAELGHAVPNSQLHQMCTAGDVLAFYSTQVKDASKFDELCTAELPSNLKIMWEH, encoded by the exons ATGGCTGGCTTCTGGGGGCTCGTGCGCGCCGGGAGGCggctgagtctgggggtcccgcCGCGCAGGGCATTGTGGGGCGGCATGAG GAAGAAGGTGAGAGAACCAGAGGTGGTTGAAACAGCTGTTCTAGTGAAAGATCCACCCATCCTGGTCTGTCCCCCACCACGCAGTAGAAAGTACCTTCCCCCAGAGGATCTCCAGAGTCGTCTTGAGTCTCACGTCAGGGAAATCTTTGGACTCTCGCTCTCTGAGGACTGGCAGAAGGCCTCACTAAAAGAAAGCAAGTTAAAGTATCGCCTGCTGGTACAACTGGCTGCAGAACTAGGCCATGCGGTCCCCAATTCACAACTCCACCAAATGTGCACTGCTGGGGATGTCTTAGCTTTCTACAGCACGCAGGTCAAAGATGCCTCAAAATTTGATGAGCTATGTACTGCAGAGCTGCCCTCAAACCTGAAGATTATGTGGGAACACTGA
- the ALDOB gene encoding fructose-bisphosphate aldolase B, which translates to MTHQFPALTPEQKKALSDIAQQIVAPGKGILAADESVGTMGNRLQRIKVENTEENRRAFREILFSSDASINQSIGGVIFFHETLYQKDSSGKPFPDVIKDKGIVVGIKLDKGTAPLAGTNGEITVQGLDGLAERCAQYKKDGADFGKWRAVLKITDTTPSTLAIQENANTLARYASICQQHGLVPIVEPEVLPDGDHDLQRCQYVTEKVLAAVYKALNDHHVYLEGTLLKPNMVTAGHSCPKKYTPQEVAMATVTALHRTVPAAVPGICFLSGGQSEEEASLNLSAINQCPLPKPWKLTFSYGRALQASALAAWAGKPENKKATQEAFCKRAQINGLASKGQYIVSGKSDAAAKQSLFTASYTY; encoded by the exons ATGACCCACCAGTTTCCCGCGCTGACTCCGGAGCAGAAGAAGGCCCTGTCTGACATAGCTCAGCAGATTGTGGCTCCAGGGaaggggatcctggctgcagatGAGTCTGTGG GTACTATGGGGAACAGACTGCAGAGGATCAAGGTGGAGAACACAGAGGAAAATCGCCGTGCCTTCCGAGAGATCCTCTTTTCTTCGGATGCCTCCATCAATCAGAGCATTGGGGGCGTGATCTTTTTCCATGAGACCCTCTATCAGAAGGACAGCAGTGGAAAGCCATTCCCAGATGTCATCAAAGACAAAGGCATTGTGGTGGGAATAAAG CTAGATAAAGGAACAGCCCCGCTGGCAGGAACAAATGGAGAAATCACCGTTCAAG GGCTGGATGGGCTCGCTGAGCGCTGTGCCCAGTATAAGAAGGATGGCGCTGATTTTGGCAAGTGGCGTGCTGTGCTGAAGATCACAGACACAACTCCCTCCACTCTAGCCATCCAGGAGAATGCCAACACGCTGGCACGCTATGCCAGTATCTGCCAGCAG CATGGGTTGGTGCCCATTGTAGAACCGGAGGTCCTACCCGATGGAGACCATGACCTCCAGCGCTGTCAGTATGTTACAGAGAAG GTCCTGGCTGCTGTCTACAAGGCCCTGAATGATCATCATGTCTACCTGGAGGGAACACTACTCAAACCCAATATGGTGACTGCTGGGCATTCCTGCCCCAAGAAGTACACCCCTCAGGAGGTAGCCATGGCAACAGTCACTGCCCTCCATCGCActgttcctgctgctgttcctg GAATCTGCTTCCTGTCTGGAGGCCAAAGTGAAGAGGAAGCTTCTCTCAACCTCAGTGCCATCAACCAGTGCCCTTTGCCCAAACCCTGGAAGCTGACCTTCTCATATGGACGGGCTCTGCAGGCATCAGCACTTGCCGCATGGGCTGGCAAACCTGAGAACAAGAAGGCTACGCAGGAGGCATTTTGCAAACGGGCACAG attaATGGGTTAGCATCCAAAGGACAATATATTGTCTCTGGAAagagtgatgcagctgcaaaacagTCCCTTTTCACTGCCAGCTACACGTACTGA
- the PGAP4 gene encoding post-GPI attachment to proteins factor 4: MLLRGLRLHGKWCRFSSPITQFLTLTVVTFGVLAPLICHRLLHSYFYLRRWHLNPMSEEFLKQNQEDGQTALRYFEDLRTPNSSEISGDKALRPWLLITIVTVQRRNEFHYVLQVASRFHRLLQQCGPRCQSYQVFICNVEQDPGNHQDARLLGNFFAMVSRYKNWEDPDAAVNQFEKEKRDYAFCMEQSLLAYNPEYILLVEDDAVPEEEIFPVLQHLLLERLSKPHLKDALYLKLYHPERLQHYINPEPMRILEWLGLGMFLGPLLSFVYSWVSGRPSLTWPIVLFFALYSMALAELVGRHYLLELRRLTPVLYNVVPVTECCMPAMVFSASSARRALGYLREVHCHPGFAKDTALYSLLHIKDERAYVVEPNLVRHVGMFSSLRPNNIPKLL, encoded by the coding sequence ATGCTCCTCCGAGGATTGCGGCTCCATGGGAAGTGGTGCCGTTTTTCCAGCCCCATTACTCAGTTCCTTACCTTAACTGTGGTGACGTTTGGCGTGTTGGCTCCCTTGATTTGCCACCGGCTCCTCCATTCCTATTTTTACTTACGCCGCTGGCATCTGAACCCCATGAGCGAGGAGTTTCTGAAGCAGAATCAGGAGGATGGCCAGACTGCCCTCCGTTACTTTGAGGACCTGCGGACTCCTAACTCCTCGGAGATCTCAGGTGACAAGGCCCTCAGACCATGGCTGCTCATCACCATCGTCACCGTGCAGAGGCGGAATGAGTTCCACTACGTCCTGCAGGTAGCTTCCCGCTTCCACCGCCTCCTCCAGCAGTGTGGCCCTCGCTGCCAGAGCTACCAGGTCTTTATCTGTAACGTAGAGCAGGACCCGGGCAACCACCAGGACGCCAGGCTGTTGGGTAACTTCTTTGCAATGGTCAGCCGCTACAAAAACTGGGAGGACCCCGATGCCGCAGTGAACCAGTTTGAGAAAGAGAAGCGGGACTATGCATTCTGCATGGAGCAGTCGCTGTTGGCCTACAATCCAGAGTACATCCTTCTGGTAGAAGACGATGCTGTTCCCGAAGAGGAGATATTTCCTGTCCTGCAGCACCTGCTGTTGGAACGGCTCTCAAAGCCACACCTCAAAGATGCCCTCTACCTGAAGTTGTACCATCCCGAGCGACTTCAGCACTATATTAACCCAGAGCCTATGAGGATCCTGGAGTGGCTCGGCCTGGGCATGTTTCTGGGCCCCCTGCTGAGCTTTGTGTACTCCTGGGTGTCTGGCCGCCCAAGCCTTACCTGGCCCATTGTCCTGTTCTTTGCCTTGTACAGCatggcactagcagagctggtgGGTCGCCACTACCTGCTGGAGCTGCGTCGGCTGACCCCTGTGCTCTACAACGTGGTGCCAGTCACCGAGTGCTGCATGCCCGCCATGGTGTTCTCTGCCTCTTCCGCCCGCCGTGCCTTAGGTTACCTTCGGGAGGTGCACTGCCATCCGGGCTTTGCCAAGGACACTGCACTCTATTCCCTGTTGCACATCAAGGATGAGAGGGCCTATGTGGTGGAGCCCAATCTGGTCAGGCACGTGGGGATGTTTTCCAGCCTCAGGCCAAATAACATCCCTAAACTACTGTGA